In Streptomyces sp. NBC_00683, the DNA window ATCAAGACGTTCATCGTCGCGGTCACCGAGGTGTCCAAGGCCGAGGAGCCGGAGGAGGCCGTCCCCGTCCTGCTCCTCCAGGTCTCCCAGCTCCTGCTGGCGGGGGGCAGGCTCGGCGCGTACGAGGACATCCTCCCGGACGAGCGCTACGAGCCGGATCTGGGCCCCGAACCGGACGCCGACGGCCTGCGTGAGCGCTTCGCGGCCCTCCTGGAGCCGATCGACGTCTACTCCGAGGTCTTCGACCCGTACGAGCCCCGCAAGTCGCCCGTTCCGCACCGCATCTCCGACGACCTGGCCGACCTGGTCACGGACCTCGGCCACGGCCTGGCCCACTACGAGGCGGACCGTACCGCCGAGGCCATGTGGTGGTGGCAGTTCTCGTACTTCTCCAACTGGGGCTCCACCGCGTCGGCGACCCTGCGCGCCCTCCAGTCCCTGATCGCCCACATCCGGCTGAACCAGCCCCTCCAGGAGCTCGACGGCCTGGACACGGACCAGGACCCGGGCGAGGACGACCTGGCCGAGGAGGCGGGCCGTGTGATGGCGGAGGAGATCGCGGGACCACTGGGGCTGCGGCCGGTCAAGTGACACCCGGCCACTCCTGTGGCCTGGGACACAAACAGGCGTGCGGGGCAGGGCAGTGGGCAGCAGACGGTCACGAGCAGTTCGGGTCGACACGCCGGACCATCTGGTGGGCGGGACATCTCACCATCTGGTAAGGGCGGGTCGATTCCGGACTGCTCGTTAAACTGAGCCGACCGGAACATTATTGAGCGAGGAGCGCACGTGGGCCTTGTCGTGCAGAAGTACGGAGGCTCCTCCGTAGCCGATGCCGAGGGCATCAAGCGCGTCGCCAAGCGAGTCGTCGATGCCAAGAAGAACGGCAACCAGGTGGTTGTCGTGGTGTCCGCGATGGGCGACACGACGGACGAGTTGATCGATCTCGCCGAGCAGGTGTCACCGATGCCTGCCGGGCGTGAGTTCGACATGCTGCTGACCGCCGGAGAGCGGATCTCCATGGCCCTGCTGGCGATGGCGATCAAAAACCTGGGCCACGAGGCCCAGTCGTTCACGGGCAGCCAGGCCGGTGTCATCACCGACTCGGTCCACAACAAAGCGCGCATCATCGATGTCACGCCGGGCCGCATCAGGACCTCGATCGACGAGGGCAACATCGCCATCGTCGCCGGGTTCCAGGGTGTGAGCCAGGAGGGCAAGAACATCACCACCCTCGGCCGCGGCGGGTCCGACACCACCGCTGTCGCGCTGGCCGCAGCGCTGGACGCCGAGGTCTGTGAGATCTACACCGACGTGGACGGTGTCTTCACCGCCGACCCCCGGGTCGTCAAGAAGGCCCAGAAGATCGACTGGATCTCCTTCGAGGACATGCTGGAGCTGGCCGCGTCCGGCTCCAAGGTGCTGCTGCACCGCTGCGTCGAGTACGCACGCCGTTACAACATCCCGATCCACGTGCGCTCGTCCTTCTCCGGACTGCGCGGCACCTGGGTCAGCAACGAGCCGCAAGGGGACCAGCAGGTGGAGCACGCCATCATCTCCGGAGTCGCCCACGACGTCTCCGAGGCCAAGGTCACGGTCGTCGGCGTGCCCGACAAGCCCGGCGAGGCCGCGGCGATCTTCCGTGCGATCGCGGACGCCGAGATCAACATGGACATGGTCGTCCAGAACGTCTCCGCCGCGTCGACCGGTCTGACCGACATCACCTTCACGCTGCCCAAGGCGGAGGGCCGCAAGGCCATCGACGCCCTGGAGCGCGCCCGGGCGGGCATCGGCTTCGAGTCGCTGCGCTACGACGACCAGATCGCCAAGATCTCCCTGGTCGGCGCCGGTATGAAGACCAACCCGGGCGTCACCGCGCTCTTCTTCGAGGCGCTGTCCGACGTCGGCGTGAACATCGAGCTGATCTCGACGTCCGAGATCCGCATCTCGGTGGTCACCCGGGTCGACGACGTCAACGAGGCCGTGCGCGCCGTGCACACCGCCTTCGGTCTCGACAGCGACTCCGACGAGGCTGTCGTGTACGGGGGCAGCGGCCGATGACGCAGCGCCGCCCTTCGCTCGCGGTCGTAGGTGCGACCGGGGCGATCGGTGGCGTCATGCTCCAGATCCTCTCCGAGCACGCGGATGTCTGGGGCGAGGTGAAACTGATCGCCTCTCCGCGTTCGGCCGGCCGCAAGCTGGTCGTGCGCGGTGAGGAGACCGAGGTCCTCGCGCTCGGCGAGGACGTGTTCGACGGCGTGGACGTGGCCCTGTTCCTGGTGCCGGACGAGGTGTCCGCGCTGTGGGGGCCGGTCGCCGCGTCCAAGGGTGCCGTGGTCATCGACGACTCGGCGGCGTTCCGCCTGGACGACGACGTGCCCATGGTCGTCCCCGAGATCAACCCGCATGCCGCGCGGCTGAGGCCGCGCGGCATCGTCGCGTCCCCGAACTGCACGACGCTGTCGCTGATCGTCGCGGTCGGCGCTCTGCATGCCGAGTTCGGGCTGCGGGAGCTGATCGTCTCGTCCTACCAGGCGGTGAGTGGCGCGGGTCGCGACGGCGTCGCCGCGCTCCGCGAGCAGCTGTCGCTGGTGGCCGGTACGGAGCTGGGCACCCGTCCCGGGGACGTACGCCGGGCGCTGGGAGACGGGGAGAAGAGCCCCTTCGCGGCTCCTGTCGCGCTGAACGTGGTGCCGTGGGCGGGCGCCGACGCGGGGGGCGGCTGGTCGTCCGAGGAGCTCGCGATCCGCCGGGAGTGCCGCAAGGTCCTGGGCCTGCCGGAACTGAAGGTCACGGCGACCTGCGTCTACGTCCCCGTCATCGCGACGCACTCCATGTCCGTCCACGCACGCTTCGAGAACGAGGTGGCGGTGGACCGGGCGCACGAGATCCTGGCGACCGCGCCCGGAGTGGTGCTGTTCGACAGTCCGGCGGCCGGCGACTTCCCCACGCCGTCCGATGTAGTGGGCACCGACCCGACCTGGGTGGGGCGGGTACGGCAGTCGATGGACGATCCGCGGGCGGTCGAGATGTTCATCTGCGGAGACAACCTCCGAAAAGGTGCGGCTCTCAACGTGGCCCAGATCGCCGAAGCCGTGGCCAAGGAATTCCCTCGAGGTTGATCGAACCCGTTTTGTAGGATCTGTGTACGCCCTGTGAGCAACTTGCTGGTCTGAACCTCTTGAGCTGGGGCGTTGCCATATCCGACGATGATCTCCTGGCCTCCTGCAACCGCTAGCCGGATGCGGCGCGTCTATGCCGTCACTTCTTGCGAGGCTGGATGCGTTTTCGGGGCATTTGGGGAAGAGCAGGTACGAATGAGGGCATGTCGCACAGCATCGAACGCGGTGCCGTTCGCGTACAACCCTGACGGGGGGAAGCGTGTCCAACTGGCGTGGCAGAGGTTCTCGACATCACAGTGGTGGGCCCGTTGCGCGGCGCTTCGGTGCGCTCGCTCCGGCGGCCCCGCGCAGCCGGCGGTATGCCGGTGATTGCGCCCATGCCCGCTGCGCGGCCCACCGCGCTGCCGTCGCAGCGAGAGGGCGCTGACGAGACGGTGGCGGCAGGAACCACGGTCGACCATCTCACCGAGACGTATCGCGCCCACTACCGTTCGCTGCTGGGCCTCGCGGCCCTCCTTCTCGACGACACCGCGTCCTGCGAGGACGTGGTGCAGGAGGCGTTCATCCGCGTGCACTCGGCGCGCAACCGGGTGCGCGATCCGGAGAAGACGCTCGCGTACCTCCGGCAGACGGTGGTCAACCTCTCCCGGTCCGCGCTGCGCCGCCGCATCCTCGGGCTGAAGCTGCTGTCCAAGCCGATGCCGGACATGGCGAGCGCCGAGGAGGGGGCTTACGACCAGCTGGAGCGCGATGCGCTGATCAAGGCGATGAAGGGGCTGCAGCGCCGCCAGCGCGAGGTGCTGGTGCTGCGCTACTTCTCGGACATGACGGAGGCCCAGGTCGCGGAGACGCTGGGTATATCGCTCGGTTCGGTGAAGGCGTACGGCTCCCGGGGAATTGCGGCACTGCGCGTCGTGATGGAGGCGCAGGCATGAGCGGACCCGAGCACAGGCACGACGATGACCGGACTGGAAACGGAATTGTGAACCACGGGCCGGAGAAGACCCCGAACACCGAGCCGGAGCACGGCGGCCAGGGCGAGCAGGGCAAGAACGTGGCCGCGGGCGAGGGCGTCGCCGCCTCCGGCGGGACCGGCGCGACGGACGGGGCCGACGCCCCGGACGGAGCCGATACCACCGGCGGGGCCCATGCTGCTGCGTCCGGCGGAGGCGGCACGCTGACCGAGCTCTTCGGGAGCGGCCGCGGCGGTACGGACATGGACGAGGCCGCGCTGCGCCGCATGCTCCATGGCGCGGTCCGGACCCTCGAACCCCCGGACGGCACGCTCGACCGTCTGCACCGTGCGGTGCCCGCGCGGCGCGCCAAGCGGCGTCAGGCCGTGGTGGGCGCGGCGGCTGCGGCGCTGCTGATCGGCACGGCGGTGCCCGCGTTCGTCCACGTGGCGAATTCGGACGGCTCGAACAGCGCCAATCCGGCTATCGCCGGTCACGGCGAGCAGGCCCAGGGCGGCAACGGCGATGATTCCGGTGCCGTGGCCGACAGCGGTCAGAACGCCGACCCCGCCGATCAGCAGATCGAGGGCAGCGACGGCGAGGCCGGCAACTCCACGGCGCCGTCGCAGGACGAGGGCTCGGACTCCGAGGGCAGCGGGACGGGCGTCGACGACCTGCCGCAGTCCGAGGTGGCGGCCCTGCCGGCCTGCGACCCCAGCCAGCTCCGCGTCGCCTCCGCCGAGTCGGGCGAGGCGGATGCGGAAGGCAAGGTGTACGGCACCTTCAGGATCGCCAACGCGTCCGACAAGGGCTGTTCGGTGACCAGCAACGGCACGGTCGGCTTCCAGGTGGCGGGTGCCGCCGACGCGCAGAAGATCGCGGTCGTGCAGCATGCCGCGGGTGACCCGGCGGCCGGGCTGCCGGATCCGTCGCTGGAGCCGGGCACGGTGCTGCTGAAGCCGACGATGGCGTACGAGGTGCAGTTCGCCTGGGTGCCGACGGAGAACTGCCCGACCACCGGCGGTTCACCCAGCCCGACGCCCACCGAGGGCGACGGAGGCGGTGGTGCCGCCGGAGC includes these proteins:
- a CDS encoding SigE family RNA polymerase sigma factor — encoded protein: MPVIAPMPAARPTALPSQREGADETVAAGTTVDHLTETYRAHYRSLLGLAALLLDDTASCEDVVQEAFIRVHSARNRVRDPEKTLAYLRQTVVNLSRSALRRRILGLKLLSKPMPDMASAEEGAYDQLERDALIKAMKGLQRRQREVLVLRYFSDMTEAQVAETLGISLGSVKAYGSRGIAALRVVMEAQA
- a CDS encoding aspartate kinase; this translates as MGLVVQKYGGSSVADAEGIKRVAKRVVDAKKNGNQVVVVVSAMGDTTDELIDLAEQVSPMPAGREFDMLLTAGERISMALLAMAIKNLGHEAQSFTGSQAGVITDSVHNKARIIDVTPGRIRTSIDEGNIAIVAGFQGVSQEGKNITTLGRGGSDTTAVALAAALDAEVCEIYTDVDGVFTADPRVVKKAQKIDWISFEDMLELAASGSKVLLHRCVEYARRYNIPIHVRSSFSGLRGTWVSNEPQGDQQVEHAIISGVAHDVSEAKVTVVGVPDKPGEAAAIFRAIADAEINMDMVVQNVSAASTGLTDITFTLPKAEGRKAIDALERARAGIGFESLRYDDQIAKISLVGAGMKTNPGVTALFFEALSDVGVNIELISTSEIRISVVTRVDDVNEAVRAVHTAFGLDSDSDEAVVYGGSGR
- a CDS encoding DUF5063 domain-containing protein encodes the protein MSDATLNSVTQDPDDFAVQIADQIKTFIVAVTEVSKAEEPEEAVPVLLLQVSQLLLAGGRLGAYEDILPDERYEPDLGPEPDADGLRERFAALLEPIDVYSEVFDPYEPRKSPVPHRISDDLADLVTDLGHGLAHYEADRTAEAMWWWQFSYFSNWGSTASATLRALQSLIAHIRLNQPLQELDGLDTDQDPGEDDLAEEAGRVMAEEIAGPLGLRPVK
- a CDS encoding aspartate-semialdehyde dehydrogenase — translated: MTQRRPSLAVVGATGAIGGVMLQILSEHADVWGEVKLIASPRSAGRKLVVRGEETEVLALGEDVFDGVDVALFLVPDEVSALWGPVAASKGAVVIDDSAAFRLDDDVPMVVPEINPHAARLRPRGIVASPNCTTLSLIVAVGALHAEFGLRELIVSSYQAVSGAGRDGVAALREQLSLVAGTELGTRPGDVRRALGDGEKSPFAAPVALNVVPWAGADAGGGWSSEELAIRRECRKVLGLPELKVTATCVYVPVIATHSMSVHARFENEVAVDRAHEILATAPGVVLFDSPAAGDFPTPSDVVGTDPTWVGRVRQSMDDPRAVEMFICGDNLRKGAALNVAQIAEAVAKEFPRG